A section of the Devosia rhizoryzae genome encodes:
- a CDS encoding L,D-transpeptidase: MNILKVALAIGMSIVLSASVIAPAAAARWYNPSTNQFEDIEATAASGRGGSPIEKTIVDYETNQKPGTIVIETGERRLYLVLEDGKALKYGIGVGREGFTWSGTNRISRKAEWPGWTPPAAMRKRVPDLPAYMPGGPDNPLGARALYIGSTLYRVHGTSEPWSIGQAVSSGCIRLTNEDITDLYERVAVGAKIIVNH, translated from the coding sequence ATGAATATTCTCAAAGTTGCTCTGGCGATTGGCATGTCCATCGTGCTGTCGGCAAGCGTGATCGCGCCAGCTGCTGCGGCGCGCTGGTACAATCCGTCGACCAACCAGTTCGAGGACATCGAAGCAACGGCCGCTTCCGGCCGCGGCGGCAGCCCAATCGAAAAGACGATCGTCGACTACGAAACCAACCAGAAGCCGGGCACGATCGTGATCGAGACCGGCGAACGCCGCCTTTATCTCGTGCTCGAAGACGGCAAGGCGCTCAAGTATGGTATCGGCGTGGGCCGCGAGGGCTTCACATGGTCCGGCACAAACCGCATCTCCCGCAAGGCCGAGTGGCCCGGCTGGACGCCTCCCGCCGCGATGCGCAAGCGCGTTCCCGATCTTCCGGCCTATATGCCCGGCGGCCCAGACAATCCGCTCGGCGCCCGCGCCCTGTATATCGGCTCGACACTTTACCGCGTCCATGGCACGTCGGAGCCTTGGTCGATCGGCCAGGCCGTATCGTCGGGTTGCATCCGCCTCACCAATGAAGATATCACCGATCTTTACGAGCGCGTTGCCGTTGGCGCCAAGATCATCGTCAACCACTAG
- a CDS encoding sensor histidine kinase translates to MASLPATDAEVRARAAGDGKRTAQKTVVEARQRLTSSSGTRADFDFELINDYAASRINAALPMAAIVGILAIVASFWVPLTIAALWAGLVIASLLIVVLTAQRFKRSDPSKFNAGRWTTNFVAAEALGGIALSLLAFFTFFVNSGGLTPVMFAMALVGVASNAVATHTLPPATLMSTMPVTLTVSIALLAQGGTLNFTLAAVTICGEVFFVFLARQLHTSELETISHQSEKDTLISELEEARNMSDEARRHAEQANIAKSQFLATMSHELRTPLNAIIGFSEVLKSELLGSHNVPQYKEYAGDIHSSGQHLLNLINELLDLSRIEAGKYELNEEAVSLVDIAADCKRMMELRAKSKGIELVFSVGDNLPKLWGDERAIRQVVLNLLSNAIKFTPQQGRIVLVVQRSGDGGQLISVKDNGPGIPENEIETVLSSFGQGSLAQKTAEQGAGLGLPIVQKIMDLHQGRFDLFSKLRFGTEVIATFPRARVMDALAPVVEKRNRLEIYSATG, encoded by the coding sequence ATGGCGTCCCTGCCGGCTACCGATGCCGAGGTCCGTGCGCGTGCCGCCGGCGACGGCAAACGCACCGCACAGAAGACCGTTGTCGAAGCCCGCCAGCGCCTGACCTCGAGTTCAGGCACGCGTGCCGATTTCGATTTCGAACTCATCAACGACTATGCCGCTTCGCGCATCAATGCCGCGCTGCCGATGGCGGCGATCGTGGGCATTCTCGCCATCGTTGCGAGCTTTTGGGTACCGCTGACCATTGCGGCGCTTTGGGCCGGGCTCGTCATTGCCAGCCTCCTGATCGTCGTCCTCACCGCCCAGCGCTTCAAGCGCAGCGATCCTTCCAAGTTCAATGCGGGCCGCTGGACCACCAATTTCGTCGCCGCCGAAGCGCTTGGCGGCATCGCCTTGTCGCTCCTGGCATTCTTCACCTTCTTCGTGAACTCGGGCGGTCTGACGCCGGTGATGTTCGCTATGGCGCTGGTGGGCGTGGCGAGCAACGCCGTCGCCACCCACACGCTGCCGCCGGCAACGCTGATGAGCACGATGCCGGTGACCCTCACCGTCTCCATCGCGCTCCTCGCGCAAGGCGGCACGCTAAATTTCACCCTGGCCGCGGTCACCATCTGCGGCGAAGTGTTCTTCGTTTTCCTCGCCCGTCAGCTGCACACGTCCGAGCTCGAAACCATCTCGCACCAGTCCGAAAAGGACACGCTGATCTCCGAACTCGAAGAAGCGCGCAACATGTCGGACGAGGCGCGCCGGCATGCCGAACAGGCCAATATCGCCAAGTCGCAGTTCCTCGCCACGATGAGCCACGAGCTTCGCACCCCGCTCAACGCCATTATCGGCTTTTCCGAAGTGCTAAAATCGGAGCTCCTCGGCTCCCACAACGTGCCGCAATACAAGGAATATGCCGGCGACATCCATTCCAGCGGCCAGCACCTTCTCAACCTCATCAACGAGCTGCTCGACCTCAGCCGCATCGAGGCCGGTAAGTACGAGCTCAACGAAGAAGCCGTGTCGCTGGTCGACATCGCCGCAGATTGCAAGCGCATGATGGAGCTGCGCGCCAAGTCCAAGGGTATCGAGCTGGTGTTCAGCGTCGGCGACAATCTGCCAAAACTCTGGGGCGACGAGCGCGCCATCCGCCAGGTCGTGCTGAATCTTCTTTCCAACGCGATCAAGTTCACGCCGCAACAGGGCCGCATCGTCCTCGTGGTGCAACGCAGCGGCGATGGCGGACAGCTGATTTCGGTCAAGGACAATGGTCCGGGCATTCCCGAAAACGAAATCGAGACCGTGCTCTCCTCCTTTGGCCAGGGTTCATTGGCGCAGAAAACCGCGGAGCAGGGCGCAGGCCTGGGCCTGCCCATCGTTCAGAAGATCATGGACCTCCACCAGGGCCGGTTCGATCTTTTCTCCAAGCTGCGCTTCGGCACCGAAGTGATCGCCACCTTCCCACGCGCCCGCGTCATGGACGCCCTGGCTCCGGTCGTCGAAAAGCGCAACCGGCTGGAAATCTACTCGGCTACCGGTTAG
- a CDS encoding DUF4160 domain-containing protein, with product MVTVLREGGLRYVIYLNDHEPAHLHVYGDGEVKIDIATLKILSVRSMSRRDVSRALVIVAAR from the coding sequence ATGGTGACCGTGTTGCGCGAAGGTGGCCTTCGCTACGTCATCTATCTTAACGACCACGAGCCGGCACATCTTCATGTCTACGGGGATGGCGAGGTCAAAATCGACATTGCGACACTTAAGATATTGTCGGTCAGAAGTATGAGCAGACGCGATGTGTCGCGCGCTCTAGTGATTGTCGCCGCTCGTTAG
- the rpiA gene encoding ribose-5-phosphate isomerase RpiA has product MSEALKRQAAAMALNEVRSGMRLGLGTGSTARHFVDLLSDKVAAGLDVICVPTSEVTAQQARELNIPLSDLETLDRLDLTVDGADEIDPELNLIKGAGGALLREKIVAAASNAMIVIADGSKLVEALGQFPLPIEVNRFGLGATRHLVEQTMRRHGGTGGIKLRGEAAGAPYQTDGGHLILDAFFGRISAPEALSIDLLNIPGVVQHGLFLHMCSKAFVATPDGVKTLQRNF; this is encoded by the coding sequence ATGAGCGAAGCACTTAAACGGCAAGCCGCAGCCATGGCGCTGAACGAGGTGCGGTCCGGCATGCGCCTGGGACTGGGCACCGGCTCGACTGCCCGCCACTTCGTCGACCTTCTTAGCGATAAGGTTGCCGCCGGGCTCGACGTCATCTGTGTGCCCACATCTGAAGTCACGGCCCAACAGGCACGGGAGCTCAATATTCCCTTGTCGGATCTGGAAACCCTGGATCGGTTGGACCTCACGGTTGACGGAGCCGACGAGATCGACCCGGAATTGAACCTTATCAAAGGCGCTGGCGGGGCGCTTCTGCGCGAAAAGATCGTGGCGGCGGCTTCAAACGCCATGATCGTCATTGCCGATGGCTCCAAACTCGTTGAAGCGCTGGGCCAGTTCCCGCTGCCCATCGAGGTGAACCGCTTCGGCCTTGGTGCCACGCGTCACCTTGTAGAGCAAACCATGCGCCGCCATGGCGGCACTGGCGGGATCAAGCTGCGGGGCGAAGCGGCCGGCGCGCCATACCAGACCGATGGCGGGCACCTGATCCTTGACGCATTTTTTGGCCGCATTTCAGCGCCAGAAGCGCTCTCCATTGACCTTCTGAACATTCCGGGAGTTGTCCAGCACGGGCTCTTCCTGCATATGTGCAGCAAGGCCTTTGTGGCGACGCCCGATGGCGTGAAAACACTGCAACGAAATTTCTGA
- a CDS encoding VOC family protein: MLLGFEHVGTTSGDMERSIAFYCGLLGLRLAFRKSVDAGELAFLDAGGGMLEIVAPKAGAGRFRDVPLSEAGLRHLTFAFTDVDAMVAKLEAAGIEIAERPRDAYNPEMIRRVAFVRDPDGVLVELIERAPGRG; the protein is encoded by the coding sequence ATGCTGCTCGGCTTTGAACATGTCGGCACGACATCCGGCGATATGGAGCGCTCGATCGCCTTCTACTGTGGCCTTCTGGGGCTGAGGCTCGCTTTTCGGAAAAGCGTCGATGCGGGCGAGCTAGCCTTCCTCGACGCGGGCGGCGGGATGCTCGAAATCGTGGCGCCGAAAGCCGGGGCAGGGCGCTTCAGAGATGTGCCCCTGTCGGAAGCTGGTTTGCGGCACCTCACCTTTGCCTTCACCGATGTCGACGCCATGGTGGCCAAGTTGGAAGCCGCTGGGATCGAGATCGCCGAACGCCCCCGCGATGCCTACAACCCCGAAATGATCCGCCGCGTCGCCTTCGTGCGCGATCCCGACGGCGTGCTGGTGGAACTGATCGAGCGAGCGCCGGGGCGGGGGTGA
- a CDS encoding DUF2442 domain-containing protein: protein MDDMLVDEADYEAALQQGAVERSLAPLPLSVRYDAGSRRFILEFDNGAAFLIPAARLQNLADAKREDLEQVELAGETGLHWPNLDVDFTIADLLQGVFGTAAFMSAARKGGQSRSLAKMEAARRNGQRGGRPRKSS from the coding sequence ATGGATGACATGCTCGTCGACGAGGCAGACTATGAGGCGGCGCTGCAGCAAGGCGCTGTGGAACGCTCGCTCGCGCCCTTGCCTCTGTCGGTGCGTTATGACGCCGGCTCTAGGCGCTTTATTCTGGAATTCGATAACGGGGCTGCGTTTCTGATCCCCGCGGCACGCTTGCAAAATCTGGCCGACGCCAAGAGAGAAGACCTTGAACAGGTTGAACTCGCCGGCGAGACCGGTTTGCATTGGCCGAACCTGGATGTCGATTTTACAATTGCCGACCTATTGCAGGGCGTATTCGGCACGGCCGCTTTCATGAGTGCGGCACGTAAAGGGGGACAATCACGCTCCCTGGCGAAAATGGAGGCAGCGCGCCGGAACGGTCAGCGCGGCGGTCGCCCCCGCAAGTCCTCCTAG
- the moaA gene encoding GTP 3',8-cyclase MoaA, which translates to MTARPLIDSFGRQISYLRISVTDRCDFRCVYCMAEDMTFLPKKDVLSFEEVEAIAGAFIARGTTKIRLTGGEPLVRRDIMDLVRSLGGRIGNGLDELTLTTNGSQLAKYAEGLFASGVRRLNVSIDTLDPVRFAEITRRGRLDQVLEGVEAAQAAGLKIKINMVAMRGVNDDEIEPMMAWAHGRGMGLTLIEGMPLGEVGLDRVDTYLPLRELHERLSRRYTLTKLDKRTGGPARYVHVAETGGTLGFITPMSHNFCESCNRVRLTATGQLYLCLGQDDQVNLRDAWREGGAQGLDAALDHAMIIKPKGHDFVLDRTRSEPAVARHMSVTGG; encoded by the coding sequence ATGACTGCCCGTCCGCTCATCGATAGCTTTGGCCGCCAGATCTCCTATCTTCGGATTTCGGTGACAGACCGCTGCGACTTCCGCTGCGTTTACTGCATGGCCGAAGACATGACCTTCCTTCCCAAAAAGGATGTGCTGAGCTTTGAGGAAGTGGAAGCCATCGCCGGCGCCTTTATCGCGCGGGGCACCACCAAGATTCGGCTAACCGGCGGCGAGCCGCTGGTGCGCCGGGACATCATGGACCTGGTGCGCAGTCTTGGCGGGCGCATCGGCAACGGGTTGGACGAGCTGACCCTCACCACCAATGGCAGCCAGCTCGCCAAGTACGCCGAAGGGCTGTTCGCTTCAGGAGTGCGGCGGCTTAATGTGTCGATCGACACGCTTGATCCCGTCCGTTTCGCCGAGATCACCCGCCGCGGCAGGCTCGACCAGGTGCTGGAGGGTGTCGAGGCGGCGCAGGCTGCGGGCCTCAAGATCAAGATCAACATGGTGGCGATGCGCGGCGTCAACGACGACGAAATCGAGCCGATGATGGCCTGGGCCCATGGCCGGGGCATGGGCCTCACCCTGATTGAAGGCATGCCGCTGGGCGAAGTCGGCCTCGATCGCGTTGACACCTACCTGCCCCTGCGCGAACTGCATGAACGCCTGTCGCGTCGTTATACGCTGACCAAGCTCGACAAGCGCACAGGTGGCCCTGCGCGCTATGTCCATGTTGCCGAAACCGGCGGGACGCTCGGCTTCATCACCCCGATGAGCCACAATTTCTGCGAGAGCTGCAACCGCGTCCGCCTCACAGCGACCGGGCAGCTCTACCTCTGCCTTGGCCAGGACGATCAGGTGAACCTGCGCGACGCCTGGCGCGAGGGCGGCGCCCAGGGCCTTGATGCAGCGCTCGACCACGCCATGATCATCAAGCCCAAGGGCCACGACTTCGTCCTCGACCGCACCCGCAGCGAACCCGCCGTCGCCCGCCACATGAGCGTGACCGGGGGTTAG
- a CDS encoding Lrp/AsnC family transcriptional regulator: MDKIDRKILSLLQKDATMPVAEIGRKVGLSTTPCWRRIQKMEEDGVIQRRVAVLDPAKVNVGVTVFVSVKTNEHNEAWMRKFSGVIDEFPEVVEFYRMSGDVDYLMRVVVPDIHAYDTFYKRLISKINLTDVSSAFAMGQIKYTTALPLDFAIVVDDDK, encoded by the coding sequence TTGGACAAGATCGACCGCAAAATCCTGTCGCTTCTGCAAAAAGATGCGACCATGCCGGTGGCCGAAATCGGCCGCAAGGTGGGGCTTTCCACCACGCCCTGCTGGCGCCGGATCCAGAAGATGGAAGAGGATGGGGTGATCCAGCGCCGTGTCGCGGTGCTCGATCCGGCCAAGGTCAATGTGGGCGTGACCGTCTTCGTCTCGGTCAAGACCAACGAGCACAACGAAGCCTGGATGCGCAAATTTTCCGGCGTGATCGACGAGTTCCCAGAGGTTGTCGAATTCTACCGCATGAGCGGCGACGTCGATTACCTGATGCGCGTCGTGGTGCCAGATATTCACGCCTATGACACATTCTACAAGCGGCTGATCAGCAAGATCAATCTGACCGATGTGAGCTCGGCCTTCGCCATGGGGCAGATCAAGTACACGACGGCGCTGCCGCTCGATTTTGCCATCGTCGTCGACGACGACAAGTAA
- a CDS encoding DUF6683 family protein has translation MKRLVAPALFALLLAIASPSAQEAPAFDTSYRVSPSVSARVQRAFLTEIRWSQSAALRDSLAASFAEKSPLDRWQELVARDGLTTGNVADALTSFWVLSWITANAAYGIKIDNAPIRRQLEQAFASDAAFATLTDQQRQEMAEGYILQFLVQHAALNAAVERKDIAALNQLSAAAVLTFREEMGVDLLGLVPGPEGFQPKTPASTR, from the coding sequence ATGAAGCGTCTGGTCGCCCCTGCCCTTTTCGCACTGCTGCTCGCCATCGCCAGCCCCTCCGCCCAGGAGGCGCCGGCTTTCGACACCAGCTATCGTGTTTCGCCCAGCGTCTCGGCAAGGGTTCAGCGGGCGTTCCTGACGGAGATCAGGTGGTCTCAAAGCGCCGCCTTGCGCGACAGCCTCGCTGCCTCCTTTGCCGAAAAATCGCCGCTTGACCGGTGGCAGGAGCTGGTCGCGCGAGACGGCCTCACCACCGGCAACGTCGCCGATGCGCTGACCTCCTTTTGGGTGCTGAGCTGGATCACCGCCAATGCGGCCTATGGGATCAAGATCGACAATGCTCCGATCCGGCGCCAGCTGGAGCAGGCCTTTGCCAGCGACGCTGCGTTCGCAACCTTGACGGACCAGCAGCGGCAAGAAATGGCGGAGGGCTACATCCTCCAGTTCCTGGTGCAGCATGCCGCGCTCAACGCTGCGGTAGAGCGCAAGGACATCGCGGCCCTCAATCAGCTGTCCGCTGCAGCGGTGCTGACTTTCCGTGAAGAGATGGGGGTAGATCTCCTTGGGCTGGTGCCGGGGCCAGAGGGGTTTCAGCCGAAGACCCCGGCGTCGACGCGGTAG
- a CDS encoding DUF2059 domain-containing protein: protein MALNGTVMRGAKALLCAVMAAGVFTFAAPAYAQEVAPEQLALARKYVDLTDNGAIFETTVVETGVATLQQITSLNPELGEQTTAVIDEVIKEYSGRKGELLDQFARLYAMRFNMEELNQIVAFYESPTGQKLANANNELNQDLSRVLQVYTNNLRSEFFAKVRAGLRAQGVEL from the coding sequence ATGGCATTGAACGGGACGGTAATGCGCGGTGCCAAGGCGCTGCTCTGCGCGGTGATGGCTGCTGGTGTATTCACCTTTGCTGCTCCCGCTTATGCGCAGGAAGTGGCGCCCGAGCAGCTGGCGCTCGCCCGCAAATATGTGGACCTGACCGACAACGGCGCCATCTTCGAAACCACTGTCGTCGAGACCGGCGTTGCCACCTTGCAGCAGATCACCTCGCTCAACCCTGAACTGGGCGAACAGACGACTGCAGTGATCGACGAGGTCATCAAGGAATATAGCGGGCGCAAGGGCGAGTTGCTTGACCAGTTCGCGCGCCTTTATGCCATGCGCTTCAACATGGAAGAGCTCAACCAGATCGTGGCCTTCTATGAATCCCCCACGGGTCAGAAGCTTGCCAATGCCAACAACGAACTCAACCAGGATCTGAGCCGCGTATTGCAGGTCTATACTAACAATCTGCGCTCCG